The Xylanivirga thermophila genome contains the following window.
TGGCTAATTATGAGATATGTCCTACCACAATGGGAAGGGGAATAGATGCTGATCCAATTTTTTTCAAGGCAGTGGGTGCTGCAGGGTATTATGGATTATTCAGAATGCTGGGGTTTAAGCCAACGATTTAATATTTTGTCAAAATAATCCAAAATATTAGCTGATTCTATACTTCTATCTGCCAATATATCTACATTGCCTATTTGATGACCGTTTAATTCAACTTTTAAGTATCCAATTTTTTGTCCTTCCTTTATAGGGGCCTTTAAAGGAATATCTATCTCTGAGCTAAAATTGAAATCTTTTGGAGATCCTTTTTGTAATAAAACGGATAAATCATTTGAAGCGATACCTGATATAATAGTAAATTTTCCATCTGTAACTGGTATATCCTTAGCCTGTTTTATAACTTGTCCTTTCTTTATTATTGGCACCGATTCATAGTTAGCAAATCCGTAATCCATGAGTTTACTTGCTTCTCTAAATCTGGCTTTTGAGTCAGGAGCACCTAGTATGACAGATATAAGCCTTAAATTATCACGTTTTGCTGTAGCGGAAATGCAATGGAGCGCTTCTGTAGTATATCCAGTTTTAACACCATCACATCCATCATAAAATCTTATCAGCTTGTTTGTGTTATTCAACATTGTTTCACCATCTCGCATATAATCCAGCCAAATTGTGCTCCATTTAA
Protein-coding sequences here:
- a CDS encoding D-alanyl-D-alanine carboxypeptidase family protein, with the translated sequence MKTGFRRLVCLFIVSGLLLIPTQAFAQPDLPFEITAKAAILVDYETNTILFEKSSNEKLPIASVTKIMTILLALESIEAGELKLDDIVEVSKTAASVKGSTAFLSPGEQFPVSTLLEAIIVASANDASVAIAEKISGSQELFVKKMNEKAHSLGMNNSNFMNCTGLPEENHYSSAQDVVIMSRELLKYPLFFKWSTIWLDYMRDGETMLNNTNKLIRFYDGCDGVKTGYTTEALHCISATAKRDNLRLISVILGAPDSKARFREASKLMDYGFANYESVPIIKKGQVIKQAKDIPVTDGKFTIISGIASNDLSVLLQKGSPKDFNFSSEIDIPLKAPIKEGQKIGYLKVELNGHQIGNVDILADRSIESANILDYFDKILNRWLKPQHSE